In the Kitasatospora terrestris genome, one interval contains:
- the dapE gene encoding succinyl-diaminopimelate desuccinylase, with translation MSSPDTPLDLTIDGGALTARLVDFPSVSGNEKALADAVENALRAYPHLTVDRHGNNIVARTQLGRAERVVLAGHLDTVPIAGNVPSRVDGDLLWGCGTSDMKSGVAVQLRLAATLPEPNRDLTFVFYDCEEVEAFRNGLGVLVQAHPEWLAADFAVLMEPSGGVVEGGCQGSLRCDIVLRGTRAHSARSWLGDNAIHKAAELLRRLSVYEPRRVVIDGLEYREGMNATRIEGGVAGNVIPDECRVHVNFRYAPDRTVEEAEAHLRSVFEGYDLDLVDVSPGALPGLSQPAARDFVAAIGGEPRAKFGWTDVARFSALGVPAVNYGPGDPNLAHKVDEHVSLTAIAEAEERLRAWLS, from the coding sequence ATGAGCAGCCCTGACACGCCCCTCGACCTGACCATCGACGGCGGAGCGCTGACCGCCCGGCTCGTCGACTTCCCCTCCGTCAGCGGGAACGAGAAGGCCCTCGCCGACGCCGTCGAGAACGCGCTGCGGGCCTACCCCCACCTCACCGTCGACCGGCACGGCAACAACATCGTCGCCCGCACCCAGCTGGGCCGGGCCGAGCGCGTGGTGCTGGCCGGCCACCTCGACACCGTGCCGATCGCCGGCAACGTGCCCTCCCGGGTCGACGGCGACCTGCTCTGGGGCTGCGGCACCTCGGACATGAAGTCAGGCGTCGCCGTGCAGCTGCGCCTCGCCGCCACCCTGCCCGAGCCCAACCGCGACCTCACCTTCGTCTTCTACGACTGCGAGGAGGTCGAGGCGTTCCGCAACGGCCTCGGCGTGCTCGTCCAGGCCCACCCGGAGTGGCTGGCCGCCGACTTCGCGGTGCTGATGGAGCCCAGCGGCGGTGTGGTCGAGGGCGGCTGCCAGGGCAGCCTGCGCTGCGACATCGTGCTGCGCGGCACCCGCGCGCACTCCGCCCGCAGCTGGCTCGGCGACAACGCCATCCACAAGGCGGCCGAACTGCTGCGCCGGCTCTCGGTGTACGAGCCCCGCCGGGTGGTCATCGACGGCCTGGAGTACCGCGAGGGCATGAACGCCACCCGGATCGAGGGCGGCGTGGCCGGCAACGTCATCCCGGACGAGTGCCGGGTGCACGTGAACTTCCGGTACGCCCCCGACCGCACCGTGGAGGAGGCGGAGGCCCACCTGCGCTCCGTCTTCGAGGGCTACGACCTGGACCTGGTCGACGTCTCCCCGGGCGCCCTGCCGGGCCTCTCCCAGCCCGCCGCCCGGGACTTCGTCGCGGCGATCGGCGGCGAGCCCCGGGCCAAGTTCGGCTGGACCGACGTGGCCCGGTTCAGCGCGCTCGGCGTGCCCGCGGTCAACTACGGCCCGGGCGACCCCAACCTCGCCCACAAGGTCGACGAGCACGTCTCGCTGACCGCCATCGCCGAGGCCGAGGAGCGCCTGCGCGCCTGGCTGAGCTGA